AATACGTCAAGTGCCTTCCTCCATGTAGCAACCATGTTGGCCCTTCTACACTTTTGAGGCAAGATAAAAAAGAAGCTTTGCAAGCAAACCAGCAAAAAAGGATTCACTCGGCTAATACGGTGGATTCGGTTGAAACCGGATTGAGCACCGGGATGTTTAAGGCCGAGTGCGTTGCATCATGCCAGCCGAGTGCATCGTTCCAGACGAGTGCATCACCGGCTAAAGCCGAGTGCATCAAGCCAACTATTGCCGCGTGTACCAAAATAGAAGATGCAAGCTTGGCTGAGCAAAGGAACGACAAACGCAACAAATTGGTTGTGCTCGATTTTTCTAGATGTAAGGGAGCTTACATGctaccctatgagtttcgtgctaaAGATATTGATGAGCATCAAGAACAAAGTAATATGGCTGAACACAGTTCAGTTAACGATGAACATCAAGACTAAGAAAATGCGGCCGAGCAAAGTTCAACTGACAAAGAGCGTCCGAGTGAAATCCACTCGGGCAATCCGACTGAAATATACTCGGGCAATTCGAGTGAAATATACTCGGGCAATCCGAGTGATGAGGCACCAGATCCAGAAAAAGAGGAAGAGGTGTTGGAGAATTATTCAGAAGTGGAGCAATGTATTGTTCCAGTGGTGCAACCATCTTCTCCTTCCAACGTCTTCAAAAAGGTACACCTAGCAGATAGTTTACTCAATTTTCGATTCGGTCAAAATCATATTGTTGATGCACCTGTTAGTAAGATTCtaattaattttgaaagaccaattgaAAATGAGTAATCTATTTGTTAGGAATGATCTTGTCACTAATCATGATAGTCAACACATATTATCATTCATAGAGGCTAAGAGTGCAACTTATCAAAACCAAAGTTGTTCCTGTCATGCCAACTGAACTTTGTATTCATATGGACAACTTTGTTTGTTTCATGCCTGGCTAACATTTGGTCTCGGATGAGACGTATATTCTGTAATTattttggttgcagaaacgtgAAGCCAGGTCCAAAGTCCTTCGAAGCCGATTCAAAAGCATCAGGAAAAGAGGATGAAAATCAATGCATAGCCGAGTCGGATGACGCTAAGCCAGCACTGCTCGGTTGTTTTGTTTCAGAGCTAGTATCACAATATCAGCTAATGGACGAGCAGTGTACCTTCAGTCCGGGCATAGTTGATCACATCGTTGGTGCATCATCGACTAATCCTATTATAATTGATCATGATGTCGAGCCATCAGGACAAGAACAAATGCAATGTTTGTTTGGAGACAACAACGTGATTCATCAAGCCGCACAATCgagacgattgaagtttgttgaggCACGATCATATGACCAGTCGGATCAGATTGGTTTTGATGGCGATCAAATGTTGACTCGGCTATCTCAAGCCGATTCACCTAAAGGTCAACAAGTACACACCAATGATGATGGGGTCAAGTCTTCGAGCAAGGATATGGTTAAAAAGTGCAtcaacaacaatcttgaagatgggaattccatcaaagctacaatggtgacatctagcactggggggcaacaagaaaatTCAAAGACCGATGCACGCACAGTTAAAGAAAGCAAATGCAatggtaagcacaaaggtaaaaagccgaaagtcactttcgcGCAGTTATTAGAAAAATATCAAAGAGTGCTTATCGGCCGAGTGAAACAAAAGCATCGAAGTCACCCCTAAGGCATAAATTTGAGGACTGGGATTGGCGAAGGAAGAAGTTGAGCAAACAGACTCCATATCCTCCTTTTGGGCCACCAATGCCGATGTCATGGATACCTCCCCATGTTGTCTATTATTCAGATCAATCATGGAACAAGTATAAATCAAGGGCACACCATCCATCATATTCTAAACCACATCACCAAAATTATGCAGCTCCGAGAGGATCATCATTTGTTCAACAACCACATGTGAAAGACCGACTCAACCAAAAAGAATCGGTCTGGGGGTCAGCAAAGAAGATGGACGTGGTCAAGCAAGTGTACCGAGTAAAAAAGGATGGCCGCAAGTGTGCTGTTTCAGATCCGACTCCGGACGACAAAAAGCCAGCCGGGTCTACGTTGGCTACTAAGGGAAAGGAAGTGAAGCGGGTAACTTTCAAGGACCCAATCATCGAGTCTGGACAGGCCAAGCCGGAAGTGCCAAAGGTCAGGAAAGAGTTGCTAGTGCACAAAACAAAATCATAGCCGGGATGCTCACTCGGCTTATCACATTGGCAAGAAAGAAAGCTGAAGCGGCTCAGGGCCAAAGAGTTGGAGAAGAGGAATATGGCATGGGTCCCCAAGGGAAGCCGTCAAGGCGAGAATGATGTGCCAGCTCCTGTTGTGAAGCCAGCAGGAGTAAGGGAGGACAAGCGTGAAGCCGGTAGGCGAAAACAACGATTTTAATGTCACTATATGAGACTCCAAACGGCGCATCATCCATGTTCTGCAACCGTCACATCAGAGTTTGTGCCCAACAATATATCCCCAGCTGAAATATCTGATTTATTTCGGCTATTCACACTTTGGTGGACGGATTTTCAAGCTCCTTTGAGATGAGAATGCATGGCCTATATTTTCATATCGCCCTGAGAGTTCATTGTATTGGCAAAATAGGGCATCTGGTTAACGGTGTTCATCATGTTTATCTTGTACTCCTATAGCCGATGCTCGGTGTTTGCCAATACCAGCGAGGCCGACTTAATTATTTATTCGGCCACTGATCAAGGGTTTAGTGCATAAAAGCTCTGACTCATGATGATAGTTATCTGCAGGATCCATGTTAGGAGACAGACGATGTTCGGCGGGGGCTTGATGGTGTACTTTGGTCAACAATGAGTTGAGTCACCGAACAGTTGTCGGTATTCCTTTGAGGTGCATGGTTATAATTGCTCGGCAAGATGGCTTGGCGATGTATCGTCGAGCGGTTCTAATATCTCCAAGGAGTACCTGGACAAAGTAAGGTTAGAATTGACATGAGAAATTTGTGTGGAGGCCTTTGTGACATCCAATGGTTGTTCTCAGACGACTGTCATCCGAAGAAGTTCTACTCAAGCAGCAACAAGCCCGAGCATATGGCCGATAACAATTATCGTCCTCAGCATACacagccgatggagtgttgacatcgtgcttAAACAATACCCGAGGCAAAGTATTTTATGGCACGTAAGCTCTGCcagaaaacaggggggcatgtgttgacacccgATTTTAGCACGATACAAAACGCAAtaaagatggcctcaaatgaaaaagttctcaaagtgagaaagtttcgtatcatcaaaaggagaaactttgatatttgggtcatagccatccaatctcatctctaaggccgaagttgtgttcgaagtactaaGATTTTGTACCCAGAACACTTTTCGGCTGATTACACCCCCAAGACTGCCCCATATTGAAAACtgatctacatgaattgtcttcgtctcgtcgaaacgatcgattttgatataaagatcgtctcaatccgaggtcatatgcaaaatttagagcccgcacagcgcgaccctccagtgagcaaaaatatgacgcccggaaccagacacatatgtgggtatgtGTGATGTGCTGCGTGAATAATTAGCTGTCTTGCACGAGCGATTTGACCTTcgagatgacctcggatgaaaaaacgttcaacatgaaagttgttcgtctcgtcgaaacggtcaagattgcttttgggctcgtttccatccgaggtcgtttaccacctaAAAAAAGACTCACAGTATGCAGCCAATTTtagaccgaacagttttggaaagttcagacaaaaccaatccgaatttgactagggttttggacgtgaatccaagccttttccttgcacgaaAAGTCCAGccccctcttatatacctaaggggtgacggccgattgaacaacacacaatcaaacaaatcaatatactatttTTCATCTATGTTtcatctctccaccgtttttctctctcgttatTCGATGTTCCTCGaatttgagagctgcgaatcccgaggctctaggagcgagcgaatcgacctagggcagcccatagccgccgcactccctgacggggtccctcccgggggtgtggggttttggGTCTGCAAAAGCGTCCATCGTCTGTCTTGCGTATCGTgatgtcggtcgggtctccttcgacgtgagctgcggtgcatcacccccggcgtcgagggtacacgtgacgtgttcgtgtgtcaacaggcGGCTTCCAGCTTGTTGGCCTGCACTTTCCTCCAGCTAGCCTTTTTGGCCGACTGAACGGCCCGCTGCGCGTTCGTCAGCTCCTTCTTGGGTTGCGATGCCTTTTTGCGGATGGCCTAGGTCTTGTCGACGGTGGTGACAACGGGGTTTcgtgcgtcggccatggcgagTGGGCGTGAGGGTTTCAAAAAAGGGAGGGAAATGAGGGTGGATGTGCCACCGACTGGCGGGCTAGGGAAAGGGCAAAGGCGGGCGTCACACGCGTATCTACATCAAAATTGGGTCTGAAATGAGTCACGCACGGACAAAAAATGACGGACCGTGATTTGTGTCCGTTCGATTCAAATGGACGCACGCGGACAGTGCTTGTTGGAGTTCCTCTAAACGGCGTTTAATACGGGCGATTCGGTGATTCCGTTTGGTCGCCAAACGCGAGTGGCTCTCGTGTGGTCGACTACCTTCTACAGCTCGCCCAAAGACGTCAGACCCGCCACACGTTTGGCGGCCCCTACGACGCTGACCAGCCGCAGCCGTTGGAATCTCCAACGGAATTTCGCGCCGGATTTTTCACTCGGCGGGACGCAAGCCGTGGGCCGAATGAAAACCCTCCCGGCCCTTCTGCGGCCCGGGAGCAGCCCAGAAGGCAGCGCCCGAAGCGGATCCAGGCCGCCCGCTAGCCTTTACACGACGCGCCGCGGAGTGTCTTGCCCTCGCATCAACCCCTCACCGGCGGCGGCTCCTCTCCCCCCTCCACCGTCCTCGCCGCCTCCGCTTCCCCGGGATCTCGGCTCGCAGGCGACCATGTATCGCGCCGCTGGGAGCCATCTCCGCTCTCTCAAGGTTcgaccccccctcccctccccccgccGTCCTCCCGCGGCTCCGTTGCGTGTCTCGATCCGCTCCATGTGGGCGGACTTAGGTTAGAGCGGAACTGCTCAAGCGGGTCGATTTGCCGATTCAGTACTGTTATTGCAGATTTCGTATAGCAGATGGACACGGTAATTTTGCATCCCCATGCCGTGTAGTGTGTGCTGTGTGTTGTTGTGAGCAAAATGTGCAGATGGGACAGTTTTTTTTATGCTGGAAGCACAACAGTGTAGGCACAGGTGCTGGGAGCTGAAATGTCGACTCTCCTCCTACGATTGTAAATGCTGACAGGATGAGCTGATTCATTTTATGATTTCGCTAGGCTTGCTGTAGACTGCTTTCTCTCAATTGTCGGTGCAGCGGTTGTTTGTTGTATGTGCAAAGTATAGGATTCGACATGGTCTATAGATTGCTTGGTGACATGTAAGAGTAAGTTGTGTGGTCAACCAACAGCATGATGTCAGGTGTCACATGAGTCGATTAATGTGCTGGATTTCTCTTTCTTCCTCACCATTGATCACATACCTTGCAACAGTGGCTTCATTGTGATCAACGACAATGGAAAGAGCATTGTCTATGATCTCTATTGATGTGTAGGACTTAGCCTCGTTAGTGGTATTGCTCGTCAGAAGAAAACCGTTGGTGATTTAAGGgttgtttggttcccagccacaaCTTGGCACTCCTAACCTTAGGCACGCTACAATTTTTTTAGGTGTGTGTTCGGTTTTTGCCACAGtggtggcttgccacactttactACCTATATATGGCTTATTTCTCATAAATACAATCTTTTGTCAacttttgccacacttgtggctCCAATTTTGTTAGCCATACTTTCATCGTAAGCCACACATCACCTAAGATTAGGGAGCCACACATTGCCTAAGGTTATGTGTGTCTAAGTTAGCCTTGAACCAAACATGCCCTTTGCATCCTGTAACCACTCAGTCCGGTGTCGGTTTCAGGTCTAGGTGTTTTAACAGTCGTTCTGTATTCCTGTAAATCGGACCAACAAAACTCATTGTGGTAAAAGAATAGTTCCTGAAGAATTCACCAGAGATTACaaataactactccctctgttcacttttataaggcgttgaagacatttcagacaacatGCAAAGCAGCCCATTTTCAGTTGGATGAAACGACTTATaaaagtgaatggagggagtagaaaatatgagCAGCAAAGAAAACCAGACGACCGTTGAGAAATCTAAAAGCACTTTGGGAAATCAGTGGGTAGTCTACCCACTCAACACATATGAGGAGCaccagagaagagggagaggaactGGCAATGGTGCTCCCCTCTTGTTTCTGATTGTAGAGGGTCAAATATCTGGATCTACAGCTGTGATCACATTGTCCTTCTGTCTGAACCTTACTTAACTATAATAGTTATTTTCTTCCCAATATTATAAATGTACTCGGGATGAAATTCAGCCTCGGCCGTTGTCATATTCATTGCAGTACTTGTCATCTAAGTTTGCCCATCATTTGAGTTGTTTTACTCTAAATTAATTATTATTGACATATTCTACATCTTGAGGACACTTTTTTTTTCTGACTTTCAGAATCATGGTGCTAGTAGGTTTGCTAGCACAAGTGTAGTGAAGCAATCTTCAGGTGGTCTGTTTAGCTGGCTTCTTGGCGGAGGCTCAAGCCAACTACCCCCTCTTGATGTTCCGCTCCCAGGCATTACAATTCCTCCACCCCTACCAGATTTTGTTGAGCAATCCAAGACAAAAATCACTACTCTTCCAAATGGCATCAAGATTGCATCTGAGACATCACCGGTATTGCTTGATGCTCATTGATGTCACAGTATTTTCATTCTGTCCATGCCAGTATTTTTCCTAAGGACTTATTTCAGGGCGCGGCTGCATCAGTGGGTTTGTACATTGACTGTGGTTCTATTTATGAAACACCTGCTTCATCTGGAGCATCGCATCTATTAGAGAGAATGGCCTTCAGGAGCACAGCAAATCGGAGTCACTTGCGGCTAGTTCGTGAGGTGGAAGCCATCGGAGGAAATGTCTCTGCATCTGCTTCTCGTGAACAAATGAGCTATACCTATGACGCACTGAAGAGTTATGCACCAGAGATGGTTGAAGTTCTCGTTGACAGTGTGAGGAATCCAGCATTCTTAGAGTGGGAGGTCAAAGAGCAGGTACTTGGTCATTTTGATTAAAACTTACAAATATTTTTCCTGCCTTTTACTTACCATGGTCTGTATTTCTTCTTCTACAGCTCCAGAAGATAAAGTCTGAAATATCTGAAGTGTCTAGTAATCCACAAGGTCTGCTTTTGGAGGCACTTCATTCGGCTGGGTATTCTGGGGCACTGGCGAAACCTCTGATGGCTACAGAATCTGCTATAAGGAGATTGGATATTAGTACCCTGGAGGAATTCATTCATGTAAGATTCAGCGATTTGTTTCCCATGCTTGAGTGAGAAATTACCCCctttgacaattttacttgtcaaATAAATGTAGGAAAATTACACTGCTCCCAGGATGGTTCTTGCAGCATCAGGACTTGAACATGATGAGTTGGTTTCGATTGCGGAACCACTGCTCTCAGACCTTCCTGGTGTGAAACGTCATGAAGAGCCAAAATCGGTGTATGTGGGAGGGGACTATCGTTGCCAAGCAGATTCTCCAGTGAGTTGTTGGCTGATTTGCAGCATTATTCTTGAGGCATATGCACTGTTACTTTTCTTATGCTTAAGGTTGAATTTCCTGTGATCAGAATACGCACATTGCACTTGCTTTTGAGGTGCCAGGTGGCTGGCGCCAAGAGAAAACTGCAATGATTGTGACTGTGCTTCAGGTGCGTAACTAATCTTAAAGTGGTGTAATTATTTAGGACTAACTTATGTTGTTTTTTTGGCTTGTTGGGTTTGCTTTATATATTATCTAATGCGCAAACCTATTTTTCATATAATTGCTGCTGAAAGATAAGATAAATCAACCTGTTTGTAGATGCTCATGGGAGGAGGGGGGTCTTTCTCTGTTGGTGGCCCTGGGAAGGGAATGCATTCTCGATTGTGTATGCTGCTGCTTAAATCAATGTTTTCGTACTTGTCTCATGACCATACACATGCATACTTCTGTAAGTGAACTAACATGAGCTATACTCCTCTACCTACAGATCTCCGTGTCTTGAACAAGTATGACCAGATCGAGTCATTCTCTGCTTTCAACAGTATCTACAATGATTCAGGTCTTTTTGGAATTCATGCAGCCACTGTAAGCCTCTCATAGAGCATGACTTCTAATGTGGTTATCCTTCTAAATTAATGCAATAAACACAATCAAGAAGTTCTTGTTGATAATGGATAGTATAACTTCAGATTTTTGTGTgttctcaatataattttcttaTGCAACTCAGATACTCTCTTTCCCTTTTCTGAGCAGTTGTTTTATTTGTGCATGCGTATTACCTGATGGCACAAGATGGGTGTTTTATAATTACGAAATTTGTCCAATCATTACATTTTTATTTGCAGGCTAGGTGAACTATGCTTCATACAACTAAGTATTAAACTTGAGTATGGAAAAATTAGGAAGATAGGCATATATTTATCTGTTTAAGAACAAAAATATGTCCTATATGGTGTAACAAATCACTATGGGAAACAATGATGTAGTAGTTTGTTAGATTATAATTACTAGTCAGCTATATGTCTATATCCATGCCTCGTGGTCTAAGATTTTCTAGGCGAGCTGGTGGTTAAATGCTGTCTAATTCAGTCAGTTACCCGGTCCCAGTCCTTTATTTTAAATCCTCCCCGTCCTGAACTTGAAATACGAGTCATAGGCTGAACACATAGTCATGTGGCGGTGCTAGCAGTTGAACCTAATGATGTCAAAAGCTCAAACAAGTACATGTATATAGTATTTGTGTACACATATACAGTACAATTTATAGCTGGGTTTTGCTTGCTATTTTTTTTTCCTGTGATGTCGCTTGACATCACAGTCTAGGCGTAGCTTCGTCACTGACATAGTCTACTTAAGCTTCTACAGTTATTGTACTCTTGTTATGTGCCCTCCTTGGCTTTGACATCTCATGTTATCATTCTAACAGAGCCCAGATTTTGCATCAACGGCCGTGGATTTGGCAGCAGGGGAACTCCTTGAAGTTGCAACCCCTGGAAAAGGTTCCTTGTTGTTTTTCATCTCAAGACCATCTGCTTCCAGATTAGATTGACCATAATAAGTTACATCTTTTTGTCCCCGGTCTTTTACCTCATATAGTTACTCAAGAACAGCTTGATCGTGCTAAAGAGGCTACCAAGGCTGCAGTTCTGATGAACTTGGAATCAAGAGTATGCTGCTGTTTCTCCTGATCAAATCCCAATTTTATGACTTGCTTTCCTAAAATGCTCTCCACACTACTTTTCCTTTCATACAGATTGTGGCATCTGAAGATATTGGAAGACAGGTTCTGACTTATGGGCAAAGGTACGTGTATAAGAGTATCGTAGTACATTTTCCACAAATCCCTGTATTACGAATTAAATATCGTATCTTCCATACCATATGTATGCAATGTGTGTCTTGTTGAACAGTGTAAACCAAAACTAAATTGTTGTCACCGACTACTTTAAATGGTCCATCTAGACTCCTTTAAGAGATTTTTTTTCCTCTTATCTTTTTCTTTGCTTTCAACCAAGCTGCGACTAGAGTTGTCCTTGTCACCTCTGTGCCTCCTATATTCTGCCAGCCTTGTAGTTTCCAGTGACGATGTCATGAACTAtgaaagatcatattgatcttttTAGTATCGCCGTGGTTCTAGTAGATAGTTTTTTATTATGTCAAGTAGGATTACTTTGCTTGCCAAACAAGTCTGTATAGCCATAGTTTTCTTGTAGGTGCCAATTGACCATTCAGTGCTGCCTAAAACAGTTAAAGCACACAACATTAGAAAGAATCCAGCCATCTTATGACGTGATGATGCCTGCAGCGGTGTCGGTTTTGGTACAGCATTTCTTCTGAACCATTGTTCGTCTTTTGACCAATGTGCATCGCCAAACTTACAGGAAGCCTGTTGAGTACTTCGTGAGAGCCGTTGAGGCGACCACCCTGAACGACATCTCTACGGTTGCACAGAAGATAATCTCTTCACCGCTTACATTGGCATCATGGGGCGACGGTATGTTCGATACTACAGTACAAGTTAACGGCCGGCGTGGTGCTCTAGGAGCTGCGCTGACTAACTTGAATGTTCTTGTTGCAGTTATCCACGTCCCGAGCTACGAGTCGGTCAGCCGGAAGTTCCTCTCCAAGTGATCGTTCATCAGTTGGCACCTGGACGGACCTCTGTGGTTCATTCCAAAGTTTCAAGCCGTAGCCCTGCACCGGCCCTCGGCTGGAATAAAATCGGCGACGCCATATTTTTGTTGACTAGTTATTACAGCGATGAATAACCATAAGTTTTCTGTCATCTGGCGTGCGCTCTACCGTGCAGCTACACTAGGGTCGCCCCTAAATCAGGCGACGTCGTGTGATGTTTTAGTTGAGATCCATCTGTTCATTTTGGGGTTTTTACATATGAATGACGCAACAGATTTGGTGCCCTCCTATCATCTTTACGGTGTTTCGTAGTAACATAATACAGTAGTATAGCGTTTTCAACTCCACTTGAGATTTCTTGCTGGAGAATCCAGCCTTGTTTATTTTTTTATAGAATAGCACAAGGCAGACAAGACGGGGACGAACTCTTGAGAGTACTGGCCCGTCGTGATGACGTATGTATGCGGGCGTGGCACGCTCGTTTTTTTCTTCTTCCTGTGATGCGTTCGGTTGGGTTCCTTTCCTGCGGCGCAAGGCACGGTATGCGACGGCGACGCACTGAATTGAATTGACTCGCCGCGCCTCCCTTCTGGACGGCTGTCAAGCCAACTCAAGCACACAACCCTAAATGGACGTCCGTTTTTGTCCGTTTGTGGATGGCAATGCAGCCGCGTTCGTCCGAATTTATGAATGCGCCGGCCGTGTGTCCAAACGCGCGACCGCATCTTGTCTGCATGCATTTTTGCAACTTATTTCTTATTATTTTCATTATTGATTTTTTCGATACATTGGAATACATCATCAAATCTTGactagaatagtaaaaaaaaacaagaaccacaagaagacattttaaaagatatccaactttcataactgctcATGCAAGTTGGATTACTGCTTTCTCGATGTCTTCATCGTTGATCTGCGGAGTCTcaatcttgcatgcttctttcttcttcgagtctaagagcatctccagctgtgcccccaacaaggccccccaggcTATTTTTTGGCCGCCGGCGCTGCCCAGTCGCGCCCTCAAAGGCCCTTTTTTctccggctcgggccgaaattggcgccggcggacccaggccgaacccggcacgctggggggcgctcgggggcgccgggcgaatcgtttttggcgcgaaagagccgcgggcccgccAAGTCAGCGAGACTCGCCTCGTCGTCCTCACGACGCCTCAGTtttccgcggggaatcaatgccaaggctgccgccggtcagccttccagtGATTCCTCACGGAGCGGCTCttcacgggcggcgcggcgacgcctcGCTCCCTGCCCCGCGTACACACGCCTCCCCGGCGGCGTCAAGGAGGAGGCGCTCGACGACGAAGCGGCCCTCAAATGGGCACGCGACGACTGGCTGCAGACGGAGAAGGAGCGCTAGTACGCCGCCTTCGCGCGGTTCGAAGCTCGTCGCCGTGACCGGGACGAGGGAGGCATCGTCGTCCtcgaggacagcgacgacgacgacgcgccaccaccaccggtccgccatggagacgccggggaggggtccagcaggggtggccgcgccatcaagaaggagaaggccgacgactCCGACGAGGACGGCGGCGACTGGGCACGGCTGATCGACTTCTTCGCCCCATAGATGTTTTTTTTATAATTTATGTAAACACCGAACATGTTGAATATGAATGTCTAGTTTGCCGAATTTTACTGAATTCTGattttttaaaattaaaaaaaCGCGTCTGGGGCGACCCTGGGGCGAGCGGCTGGGAACCCGCTCGCCCCCACgcccattttttgcgccggctcgcccccagggggcgcgtaaaagcgccgcctgggggatcaacggccggagatgctctaaagaagtagatgttgcttcttcgcatctagtctcatctctagactctattctagcaacaagtgcaTGGACACTATCAAATTTCGCTCTATCAGTAGatcgatgtattcttcttcccaaAGTTGCATCCATCCTACACAATAAATATTTGAGTGTAAGCAAAAACGCGCCGAATCCGGGAGTACAACGGAAGCTAAactagcacataccccatcgtttttGCACTTGACGAACACCCATctgggatgttccggcgttgtagacacgtggTGCACGACCTTTCG
This DNA window, taken from Triticum aestivum cultivar Chinese Spring chromosome 1D, IWGSC CS RefSeq v2.1, whole genome shotgun sequence, encodes the following:
- the LOC123182686 gene encoding mitochondrial-processing peptidase subunit alpha, translating into MYRAAGSHLRSLKNHGASRFASTSVVKQSSGGLFSWLLGGGSSQLPPLDVPLPGITIPPPLPDFVEQSKTKITTLPNGIKIASETSPGAAASVGLYIDCGSIYETPASSGASHLLERMAFRSTANRSHLRLVREVEAIGGNVSASASREQMSYTYDALKSYAPEMVEVLVDSVRNPAFLEWEVKEQLQKIKSEISEVSSNPQGLLLEALHSAGYSGALAKPLMATESAIRRLDISTLEEFIHENYTAPRMVLAASGLEHDELVSIAEPLLSDLPGVKRHEEPKSVYVGGDYRCQADSPNTHIALAFEVPGGWRQEKTAMIVTVLQMLMGGGGSFSVGGPGKGMHSRLYLRVLNKYDQIESFSAFNSIYNDSGLFGIHAATSPDFASTAVDLAAGELLEVATPGKVTQEQLDRAKEATKAAVLMNLESRIVASEDIGRQVLTYGQRKPVEYFVRAVEATTLNDISTVAQKIISSPLTLASWGDVIHVPSYESVSRKFLSK